The proteins below come from a single Deltaproteobacteria bacterium genomic window:
- a CDS encoding enoyl-CoA hydratase/isomerase family protein — translation MGAYETILFEAKDGVGTLTLNRPERLNAMTNRMVRETTAALREIARDASVRVLVLTGAGRGFCPGADLNHFTSGEAAHDEAIGETDFEAALLMHEMPQVTLAAINGACAGAGFGWACACDLRVAAESATLNSAFLRVASAGDMAGPWSLPRIVGAAKARELYFLPNKFPAAEALRIGLVARVFPDASFRSEVAAIAGELASASPAALRGMKANFVDAEKLGLADYLRLESRRHQQIMSGPDSKEAFRAFLEKRKPDFTRGGKS, via the coding sequence ATGGGCGCGTACGAGACGATTCTTTTCGAAGCGAAGGACGGCGTCGGCACGCTCACGCTGAATCGCCCCGAGCGCCTCAACGCGATGACGAATCGCATGGTGCGCGAGACGACCGCGGCGCTGCGCGAGATCGCGCGCGACGCGAGCGTGCGCGTGCTCGTGCTGACGGGCGCAGGCCGCGGCTTCTGCCCCGGCGCGGACCTGAATCACTTCACGTCGGGGGAGGCAGCCCACGACGAAGCGATCGGCGAAACCGACTTCGAGGCGGCGCTGCTGATGCACGAGATGCCGCAGGTGACCCTCGCCGCGATCAACGGCGCCTGCGCAGGGGCAGGCTTCGGCTGGGCGTGCGCGTGCGATCTGCGCGTGGCGGCGGAGTCGGCGACGCTGAACAGCGCGTTCCTGCGGGTTGCCTCCGCGGGCGACATGGCGGGGCCGTGGTCGCTGCCGCGCATCGTCGGCGCCGCGAAGGCGCGCGAGCTGTACTTCCTACCCAACAAGTTCCCTGCGGCGGAAGCGCTCCGCATCGGGCTCGTGGCGCGCGTGTTCCCCGACGCGAGCTTCCGCAGCGAGGTCGCGGCGATCGCAGGCGAGCTCGCGAGCGCGTCGCCGGCGGCGCTGCGCGGCATGAAGGCGAACTTCGTCGATGCGGAGAAGCTCGGGCTCGCGGACTATCTGCGGCTCGAATCGCGGCGGCACCAACAGATCATGTCGGGCCCCGACTCGAAGGAGGCGTTCCGCGCGTTCCTCGAGAAGCGTAAGCCCGACTTCACGCGAGGAGGCAAGTCATGA
- a CDS encoding VOC family protein, producing the protein MTLWVRQIALVAHDRDKVVEDFRAVLGLEVGFVDPGVGQFGLHNALLPVGGQFIEIVAPVKDGTTAGRYLERRRGDGGYMVILQCSDHAPVKKRAADLALRKVLEFDEHAYSCMQFHPRDTGGSFLEVDCHRGSTPPYGPWSPAGKRWRDAVRTERVFGIAGAEVQGPEPAKLAARWSEILELPVTSEAGVPTLTLANGTIRFVRDADGRGEGLGGIDLIAADRARVLVAARDRGVLGDGDVIGICGMRVRLV; encoded by the coding sequence ATGACGCTCTGGGTTCGGCAGATCGCGCTCGTCGCACACGACCGCGACAAGGTGGTGGAAGACTTCCGCGCGGTGCTCGGACTCGAGGTCGGCTTCGTCGATCCCGGCGTCGGCCAGTTCGGCTTGCACAACGCGCTGCTTCCCGTCGGCGGGCAGTTCATCGAGATCGTGGCGCCGGTGAAGGACGGCACCACGGCGGGCCGCTACCTCGAGCGGCGGCGCGGCGACGGCGGCTACATGGTGATCCTGCAGTGCAGCGATCACGCGCCCGTGAAGAAGCGCGCCGCCGATCTCGCGCTTCGCAAGGTGCTCGAGTTCGACGAGCACGCCTACTCGTGCATGCAGTTTCATCCGCGCGATACCGGGGGCTCGTTCCTCGAAGTCGACTGCCATCGCGGCAGCACGCCGCCGTACGGGCCGTGGTCTCCGGCGGGCAAGCGCTGGCGAGACGCGGTGCGCACCGAGCGCGTGTTCGGCATCGCCGGGGCGGAAGTGCAGGGCCCCGAGCCCGCGAAGCTCGCGGCGCGCTGGAGCGAGATCCTCGAGCTGCCCGTAACAAGCGAGGCCGGCGTGCCCACACTCACGCTCGCGAACGGCACGATCCGCTTCGTGCGCGACGCCGATGGCCGCGGCGAGGGTCTCGGCGGCATCGACCTGATCGCCGCGGATCGCGCGCGCGTGCTCGTCGCGGCGCGCGACCGCGGCGTGCTCGGCGACGGCGACGTGATCGGCATCTGCGGGATGCGCGTGCGGCTGGTGTGA
- a CDS encoding DUF1295 domain-containing protein, whose product MEPLALPITTETLATAALMFWGFVLAMFLGARFLPGIERMGYPQPDGTRKPYTLTGMTLFFLSHIVAAVAVLGFDVSLAPIARHFWPLLVVALASSTLITLALLAWGRRAGPVCRSPESTTLPLPESVKTFWFGNECNPEWFGVDLKMFFYHPSLIGAYAMSVSFAFAQWERHGVVTPQMLCLCFFWFTYVFSHYVKEEFMLSTWDVMAENFGFMLVWGDLTYVPFLYSLPAWWMVDATAPFGTGALVALVAFHFAALMVFRQSNWQKERFKQNPSAPIWGRPPRVVGGKLLASGYWGIGRKINYTGEILVYVSFALCAGLSSPGPFLLPLALLALLTHRAHRDDKRCREKYGALWTEYGQIATWRVIPGIY is encoded by the coding sequence ATGGAACCGCTCGCGCTCCCCATAACAACCGAGACGCTCGCGACCGCAGCACTGATGTTCTGGGGCTTCGTGCTCGCGATGTTCCTCGGCGCGCGCTTTTTGCCCGGCATCGAGCGCATGGGCTACCCGCAGCCCGACGGCACGCGGAAGCCCTACACGCTGACGGGCATGACGCTGTTCTTCCTGAGCCACATCGTCGCCGCGGTCGCGGTGCTCGGGTTCGACGTGTCGCTGGCGCCGATCGCGCGCCACTTCTGGCCGCTGCTCGTGGTCGCGCTCGCGTCGTCGACGCTCATCACGCTCGCGCTGCTCGCGTGGGGGCGCCGCGCGGGGCCCGTCTGCCGCAGCCCCGAGAGCACCACGCTCCCGCTGCCCGAGAGCGTGAAGACGTTCTGGTTCGGCAACGAGTGCAACCCCGAGTGGTTCGGCGTCGACCTGAAGATGTTCTTCTATCACCCCTCGCTGATCGGCGCGTACGCGATGAGCGTGTCGTTCGCGTTCGCGCAGTGGGAGCGTCACGGCGTCGTCACGCCGCAGATGCTGTGCCTGTGCTTCTTCTGGTTCACCTACGTGTTCAGCCACTACGTGAAAGAAGAGTTCATGCTCTCCACCTGGGACGTGATGGCCGAGAACTTCGGCTTCATGCTCGTGTGGGGTGACCTCACGTACGTGCCGTTCCTGTACTCGCTGCCCGCGTGGTGGATGGTCGACGCGACCGCGCCGTTCGGAACCGGCGCGCTCGTCGCTCTCGTCGCGTTCCACTTCGCGGCGCTCATGGTGTTCCGCCAGTCGAACTGGCAGAAGGAGCGCTTCAAGCAGAACCCGAGCGCGCCGATTTGGGGGAGGCCGCCGCGCGTCGTGGGCGGGAAGCTGCTCGCGAGTGGTTATTGGGGAATCGGGCGCAAGATCAACTACACGGGCGAGATCCTCGTGTATGTCTCGTTCGCGCTGTGCGCGGGCCTCTCCTCGCCGGGGCCGTTCTTGCTGCCGCTCGCGCTGCTGGCGCTGCTCACGCACCGCGCGCACCGCGACGACAAGCGCTGCCGCGAGAAGTACGGGGCGCTGTGGACGGAGTACGGGCAGATCGCGACGTGGCGCGTGATTCCGGGGATCTACTGA
- a CDS encoding VOC family protein, which produces MQIDRVYEIAIPVRDLPRAEKFYREVLGFEVGLRDERRPWVFLRIGGSGGMIVLQETPAEFAPLHFAFTVARDVIGALAQELKTRGVAASGPHFHAWMPAQSVYFADPDGHALELCAPGEAP; this is translated from the coding sequence ATGCAGATCGACAGGGTGTACGAGATCGCGATTCCGGTGCGAGACCTGCCGCGCGCGGAGAAGTTCTACCGCGAGGTGCTCGGCTTCGAGGTGGGCCTGCGCGACGAGCGGCGGCCCTGGGTGTTTCTGCGCATCGGCGGCAGCGGGGGAATGATCGTGTTGCAGGAGACCCCGGCGGAGTTCGCGCCGCTGCACTTCGCGTTCACGGTCGCGCGCGACGTGATTGGGGCGCTCGCGCAAGAGCTGAAGACCCGCGGCGTCGCAGCGAGCGGGCCGCACTTCCACGCCTGGATGCCTGCGCAATCGGTGTACTTCGCGGACCCCGACGGCCACGCGCTCGAGCTGTGCGCGCCGGGTGAGGCGCCGTAG
- a CDS encoding amidohydrolase family protein, whose product MSARDIVLSHAKLFTALDERAIPDGAVWISGNTIRYAGAQSGLPAVPPNAEQVDVRGQFVMPGMTETHAHLSFADASPFALGQTPVEESTITAVRNAGLMLGAGFTSAVSFGSTYAIDVALRDAINAGRIEGPRLLAAGRDLGATASNVDNKGGLSQIADGPWALRQAVREQRRARVDIVKIFIDGEAINPTCPPGELSFCDEEVAAIVDEAHRRRMRVACHARSAAAVKQAVRAGVDLIGHANYLDDEAVELLAANRERVFVGPAIAWEVQYLAQHESLGVSKETIRAQGYAAEVEATIATVAKLRRAEVRLVVGGDYGISIAPHGTYARDLEYFVELFSMRPSEALLCATRNGGLAFDPRGRVGTLAPGSFADLVVVDGDPLADVRVLQERSRLRVMKDGRWAGARN is encoded by the coding sequence ATGAGCGCACGCGACATCGTCCTCTCACACGCCAAGCTGTTCACCGCGCTGGACGAGCGCGCGATCCCGGACGGCGCGGTGTGGATCTCGGGCAACACGATCCGCTACGCGGGCGCGCAGAGCGGGCTCCCGGCCGTGCCGCCGAATGCGGAGCAGGTCGACGTGCGCGGGCAGTTCGTGATGCCCGGCATGACCGAGACGCACGCGCACCTCTCCTTCGCCGATGCGAGCCCGTTCGCGCTCGGACAGACGCCCGTGGAGGAGTCGACGATCACCGCCGTGCGCAACGCGGGCCTGATGCTCGGCGCGGGCTTCACCTCCGCGGTGAGCTTCGGCTCGACCTACGCCATCGACGTCGCTCTGCGCGACGCGATCAACGCGGGCCGCATCGAGGGCCCGCGCCTGCTCGCCGCGGGCCGCGATCTGGGCGCGACCGCGAGCAACGTCGATAACAAGGGCGGTCTCAGCCAAATCGCCGACGGCCCGTGGGCGCTGCGCCAAGCCGTCCGCGAGCAGCGCCGCGCGCGCGTCGACATCGTGAAGATCTTCATCGACGGCGAGGCGATCAATCCCACCTGCCCGCCCGGCGAGCTCTCGTTCTGCGACGAGGAAGTCGCTGCGATCGTCGACGAGGCGCACCGGCGCCGCATGCGCGTCGCGTGCCACGCGCGCTCGGCCGCGGCGGTGAAGCAAGCCGTGCGCGCTGGCGTCGACCTGATCGGCCACGCGAACTATCTCGACGACGAAGCGGTGGAGCTGCTCGCGGCGAATCGCGAGCGCGTGTTCGTGGGCCCCGCGATCGCATGGGAGGTGCAGTACCTCGCGCAGCACGAGAGCCTCGGCGTCTCGAAGGAGACGATTCGCGCGCAGGGCTACGCGGCTGAAGTCGAGGCGACGATCGCGACCGTGGCGAAGCTGCGTCGCGCCGAAGTGCGGCTCGTGGTCGGCGGTGATTATGGAATCAGCATCGCGCCGCACGGCACCTACGCCCGCGACCTCGAGTACTTCGTCGAGCTGTTCTCGATGAGACCCTCCGAGGCGCTGCTGTGCGCGACGCGCAACGGCGGCCTCGCCTTCGATCCGCGCGGCCGCGTCGGCACGCTCGCGCCCGGCTCATTCGCGGATCTCGTCGTCGTCGACGGCGATCCGCTCGCAGACGTGCGCGTCCTGCAAGAGCGCTCGCGGCTGCGCGTGATGAAGGACGGACGCTGGGCGGGAGCGCGGAACTAG
- a CDS encoding antibiotic biosynthesis monooxygenase: MIIVVAALRFATQADRDRAVALTAPVQLATRQEEKGCRDYCFAADPSVPTRIQVYELWDDGDSLAAHFKHPNYAKMVEVLGSAGILESINQAYLVERGEPVYGPNGEKKTKFFAD; encoded by the coding sequence GTGATCATCGTCGTCGCCGCACTTCGTTTCGCCACCCAGGCCGATCGCGACCGCGCCGTCGCGCTGACCGCGCCCGTGCAGCTCGCCACGCGCCAAGAGGAGAAGGGCTGTCGCGACTACTGCTTCGCTGCCGATCCGTCGGTGCCGACGCGCATCCAGGTCTACGAGCTGTGGGACGACGGCGACAGCCTCGCCGCGCACTTCAAGCACCCGAACTACGCGAAGATGGTCGAGGTGCTCGGCAGCGCAGGCATTCTCGAGAGCATCAACCAGGCGTATCTCGTCGAGCGTGGCGAGCCGGTGTACGGCCCGAATGGCGAGAAGAAGACGAAGTTCTTCGCAGACTGA
- a CDS encoding GNAT family N-acetyltransferase: MRITPGDFDDPRVLELLRLHLAGMHESSPPGSVYALDLSGLKSPDVSFFAAWEDAALVGMGALKELASAHGELKSMRTHPAHLRRGVAARILEHLIALARERGYRRVSLETGTGPAFEPALALYRRRGFAFGEKFGDYEASAFNVFMHLEL, translated from the coding sequence ATGCGCATCACACCGGGCGACTTCGACGATCCGCGCGTGCTCGAGTTGTTACGGCTGCATCTCGCGGGCATGCACGAGAGCTCGCCGCCCGGGAGCGTCTACGCGCTCGACTTGTCGGGGCTGAAGTCGCCGGACGTGAGCTTCTTCGCGGCATGGGAAGACGCCGCGCTGGTCGGGATGGGTGCGCTCAAGGAGCTGGCGTCGGCGCACGGCGAGCTGAAGTCGATGCGCACGCATCCCGCGCATCTGCGCCGCGGCGTGGCCGCGCGCATCCTCGAGCACCTGATCGCGCTCGCACGCGAGCGCGGCTACCGGCGCGTGAGCCTCGAGACCGGCACCGGCCCCGCGTTCGAGCCCGCGCTCGCGCTCTACCGCCGCCGCGGCTTCGCATTCGGCGAGAAGTTCGGCGACTACGAGGCGAGCGCGTTCAACGTCTTCATGCACCTCGAGCTCTGA
- the yghU gene encoding glutathione-dependent disulfide-bond oxidoreductase, translated as MTEYTPPRVWTWNTDKDGGRFAKINRPIAGATHEKVLPVGKHPLQLYSLGTPNGVKVTVMLEELLALGHAGAEYDAWLINIGEGNQFGSGFVAVNPNSKIPALLDRSGAQPVRVFESAAIVLYLAEKFGALVPRELSKRAECYSWLFWQMGSAPYLGGGFGHFYAYAPMKIEYAIDRFTMETKRQLDVLDRRLAESEYIAGPEYTIADIAIWPWYGALAKGLLYNAGEFLDVESYKHVQRWTAAIAKRPAVLRGQRVNRSWGNDALPERHDAKDFEAKLE; from the coding sequence ATGACCGAGTACACCCCGCCGCGCGTCTGGACCTGGAACACCGACAAGGACGGCGGGCGCTTCGCGAAGATCAACCGCCCGATCGCCGGTGCGACACACGAGAAAGTGTTGCCGGTCGGGAAGCACCCGCTGCAGCTCTACTCATTGGGGACGCCGAACGGCGTGAAGGTCACCGTGATGCTCGAGGAGTTGCTCGCGCTCGGGCACGCGGGCGCCGAGTACGACGCGTGGCTGATCAACATCGGCGAGGGCAACCAGTTCGGCAGCGGATTCGTCGCGGTGAACCCGAACTCGAAGATTCCCGCGCTGCTCGATCGCAGCGGCGCGCAGCCGGTGCGCGTGTTCGAGTCCGCCGCGATCGTGCTCTACCTCGCCGAGAAGTTCGGCGCGCTCGTGCCGCGCGAGCTCTCGAAGCGCGCCGAGTGTTACTCGTGGCTGTTCTGGCAAATGGGCTCAGCGCCGTATCTCGGCGGCGGCTTCGGCCACTTCTATGCCTACGCGCCGATGAAGATCGAGTACGCGATCGACCGCTTCACGATGGAGACCAAGCGGCAGCTCGACGTGCTCGACCGGCGCCTCGCCGAGAGCGAGTACATCGCGGGCCCCGAGTACACGATCGCCGACATCGCGATCTGGCCGTGGTACGGCGCGCTCGCGAAGGGCTTGCTGTACAACGCGGGCGAGTTCCTCGACGTCGAGTCGTACAAGCACGTGCAGCGCTGGACCGCGGCGATCGCGAAGCGCCCCGCGGTGCTGCGCGGGCAGCGCGTGAATCGCTCGTGGGGGAATGACGCGCTCCCGGAGAGGCACGACGCGAAGGACTTCGAGGCGAAGCTGGAGTAG
- a CDS encoding SDR family oxidoreductase, translating to MSAADARIAMVQGASRGIGLALVETLLEASDVQRVFATSRNPVHSEGLAALRARHGDRLVCEPLDVTAEDSIRAAARQIGERTPRLHWLFNCAGVLHDAPVRPEKRLEDVDPAHLARAFAVNAFGPLLVAKHFLALLAHGERSVLANLSARVGSIEDNRLGGWYAYRASKAAQNMFTRTLAIETRRRAPRLICVALHPGTVATNLSAPYRAGIDPDRVFPPRKAASQLWSVVQSLEPEDSGRFLDWAGKPIAW from the coding sequence ATGAGCGCTGCAGACGCACGCATCGCGATGGTTCAGGGCGCGAGCCGCGGCATCGGCCTCGCGCTCGTCGAGACGCTGCTCGAGGCGAGCGACGTCCAGCGCGTGTTCGCGACCAGCCGCAATCCGGTGCACAGCGAGGGCCTCGCTGCACTTCGCGCGCGGCACGGCGACCGCTTGGTCTGCGAGCCGCTCGACGTCACCGCCGAGGACTCGATCCGCGCGGCGGCTCGCCAGATCGGCGAGCGGACTCCGCGCCTGCATTGGCTCTTCAACTGCGCGGGCGTCCTTCACGACGCCCCCGTGCGGCCCGAGAAGCGCCTCGAGGACGTCGACCCAGCGCACCTCGCGCGCGCGTTCGCCGTGAACGCGTTCGGTCCGCTGCTGGTCGCGAAGCACTTTCTCGCGCTGCTCGCGCACGGCGAGCGGTCGGTGCTCGCCAATCTCTCTGCGCGGGTCGGAAGCATCGAGGACAATCGGCTCGGCGGCTGGTACGCGTACCGCGCTTCGAAGGCGGCGCAGAACATGTTCACGCGCACGCTCGCCATCGAGACGCGGCGCCGCGCACCTCGGCTGATCTGTGTCGCGCTGCACCCCGGAACCGTCGCGACGAATCTCTCGGCGCCGTACCGCGCCGGCATCGATCCCGATCGCGTGTTCCCGCCGCGCAAGGCGGCGTCGCAGCTCTGGAGCGTGGTGCAATCGCTCGAGCCGGAAGACAGCGGAAGATTCCTCGATTGGGCCGGCAAGCCGATCGCGTGGTGA
- a CDS encoding cryptochrome/photolyase family protein: MAKRETVWVFGDQLNRAIGALATAAPATHRVLLVTAASKIASRPWHPARVALITRAIADFVADLRADGFEVDHQLAPSFRAGVEAHRAAHSPSRIVVTEPNSLSARRLVADLGCDSVRSNQFLCHPDDFQSWASTRKSFRMEDFYRWQRRRLGYLMDGDEPAGGEWNYDEQNRERPPKDGHGRWPTPANAWATTRKAALERLEFFVTRALPMFGPHEDAMLAKNWHLAHSVLSPYLNLGLLLPGEVCDRVEKEFRAGRVPINSAEGFIRQVIGWREYVWNLYWRWMPDYASLNALDADLDLPPLFTGAAQTSMRCVGGVLRDLQTRGWVHHIPRLMVLGNLALIAGVDPQQFTRWMWDSFVDSAEWVMVPNVIGMSLHADGGKMASKPYAAGGAYIDRMSDYCAGCAFDRSKRVGEDACPFTTLYWDFLLRHADRFVKNPRMSTQVRSAQKLRDAKAVRERAREVVARLRLGQL, from the coding sequence GTGGCGAAGCGCGAGACGGTTTGGGTGTTCGGCGACCAACTGAATCGCGCGATCGGCGCGCTGGCGACGGCGGCGCCCGCAACGCATCGCGTGTTGCTGGTGACCGCGGCCAGCAAGATCGCTTCTCGTCCGTGGCACCCGGCGCGCGTCGCGCTGATCACGCGCGCCATCGCGGATTTCGTCGCCGATCTGCGCGCCGATGGCTTCGAGGTCGACCACCAGTTGGCGCCCAGCTTTCGGGCCGGCGTCGAGGCGCACCGCGCCGCGCACTCCCCGAGCCGGATCGTGGTGACCGAACCGAACTCGTTGAGCGCGCGGCGGCTCGTCGCCGACCTCGGTTGCGACTCGGTGCGGAGCAACCAGTTCCTCTGCCACCCCGACGACTTCCAGAGCTGGGCGAGCACGCGCAAGTCCTTCCGGATGGAGGACTTCTATCGCTGGCAGCGACGGCGACTCGGCTACCTCATGGACGGCGACGAGCCTGCCGGCGGCGAGTGGAACTACGACGAACAGAACCGCGAGCGACCCCCCAAGGACGGTCACGGCCGCTGGCCCACGCCCGCCAATGCGTGGGCGACCACGCGCAAGGCGGCGCTGGAGCGGCTCGAGTTCTTCGTCACTCGCGCATTGCCGATGTTCGGGCCGCACGAAGACGCGATGCTCGCGAAGAACTGGCATCTCGCGCACTCGGTGCTGTCGCCGTATCTCAATCTGGGGTTGTTATTGCCCGGCGAAGTCTGCGACCGCGTGGAGAAGGAGTTCCGCGCCGGTCGCGTGCCGATCAACTCCGCAGAGGGCTTCATCCGCCAAGTGATCGGCTGGCGCGAGTACGTGTGGAATCTCTACTGGCGCTGGATGCCCGATTACGCGTCGCTCAACGCGCTCGATGCCGACCTCGACTTGCCTCCGCTCTTCACAGGCGCAGCTCAAACGTCGATGCGCTGCGTCGGCGGCGTGCTGCGCGACCTGCAGACCCGCGGCTGGGTTCATCACATTCCGCGGCTCATGGTGCTCGGCAACCTGGCGCTGATCGCGGGCGTCGACCCGCAGCAGTTCACGCGCTGGATGTGGGACTCGTTCGTCGACTCCGCGGAGTGGGTGATGGTGCCGAACGTGATCGGCATGTCCCTGCACGCCGACGGCGGCAAGATGGCCTCGAAGCCGTACGCCGCTGGCGGCGCGTACATCGATCGCATGAGCGACTACTGCGCGGGCTGCGCGTTCGATCGCAGCAAGCGAGTCGGCGAGGACGCGTGCCCGTTCACCACGCTGTACTGGGACTTCCTGCTCCGCCACGCCGATCGCTTCGTGAAGAATCCGCGCATGTCCACGCAGGTGCGCTCGGCGCAGAAGCTGCGGGATGCGAAGGCGGTGCGGGAGCGTGCCCGTGAAGTGGTCGCGAGGCTGCGGCTGGGTCAGTTGTAG
- a CDS encoding NAD-dependent epimerase/dehydratase family protein, with protein MPHAFAISPAHGPLAVTGASGYIGSWIVRDLVEQGYAVRACVRDPSSAPKTAHLLALNEMNLRGSVSLHAGDLFSRGSYDAAFAGCGAVIHAGAAVGFNRETPQQVYDGCFTENAHVLESVARAGTVRRFVFTSSFAAVGHPRPEGYVFTEKDWCGDNPDGYRGAWTAESIPKSRDIAYAMAKANTERMIYDAARASGRFEAMAILPLHVLGPLMSANHDQPWSWQNCVRFMLQGSPFKAKKGGRMLWNVVDVRDVARAHRLAAESTVSRNGSRYILSAADRSGELFTWQLQAKLRALFPALKEIGGEEMTDDEPTQKTYDSPRAYCVLAKQELGLAPRGVDETLRATGDSYAALGLL; from the coding sequence ATGCCGCACGCCTTCGCCATCTCGCCCGCGCACGGCCCCCTCGCAGTCACGGGCGCGAGCGGGTACATCGGCTCGTGGATCGTGCGCGACCTCGTGGAGCAAGGCTACGCGGTGCGCGCGTGCGTGCGGGACCCGTCGAGCGCCCCGAAGACGGCGCATCTGCTCGCGCTGAACGAGATGAACCTGCGCGGCAGCGTTTCGCTCCACGCGGGCGATCTCTTCTCGCGCGGCAGCTACGACGCGGCGTTCGCCGGCTGCGGCGCCGTGATCCACGCAGGCGCCGCCGTCGGCTTCAACCGCGAGACGCCGCAACAAGTCTACGACGGCTGCTTCACCGAGAACGCGCACGTGCTCGAGTCGGTCGCGCGCGCCGGCACGGTGCGGCGCTTCGTGTTCACGAGCTCGTTCGCCGCGGTCGGGCACCCGCGACCCGAGGGCTACGTGTTCACCGAGAAGGATTGGTGCGGAGACAACCCCGACGGATATCGCGGCGCGTGGACGGCGGAGAGCATCCCGAAGAGCCGCGACATCGCGTACGCGATGGCGAAAGCAAACACCGAGCGGATGATCTACGACGCCGCGCGCGCGAGCGGGCGCTTCGAAGCGATGGCGATCCTGCCGCTGCACGTGCTCGGTCCCCTGATGAGCGCGAACCACGACCAGCCGTGGAGCTGGCAGAACTGCGTGCGCTTCATGCTGCAAGGCAGCCCGTTCAAGGCGAAGAAGGGCGGGCGCATGCTGTGGAACGTGGTGGACGTGCGCGACGTCGCACGCGCGCATCGCCTCGCCGCGGAGAGCACCGTCTCCCGCAACGGCTCGCGATACATCCTCTCCGCCGCGGATCGCTCGGGCGAGCTGTTCACGTGGCAGCTGCAAGCGAAGCTGCGCGCACTCTTCCCCGCGCTCAAGGAGATTGGCGGCGAGGAGATGACGGACGACGAGCCCACGCAAAAGACGTACGACTCGCCCCGCGCCTATTGCGTCCTCGCGAAGCAAGAGCTCGGCCTCGCGCCGCGCGGCGTCGACGAGACGCTGCGGGCGACGGGCGACTCGTACGCCGCGCTCGGGTTGCTGTGA
- a CDS encoding DUF4102 domain-containing protein codes for MKPSGVCTYIVQYRNAHGRTRRHALGRHGALTPDAARKLARQVLGQIAGGADPAAERKAQEKSSRSCSSLSAT; via the coding sequence GTGAAGCCCTCGGGCGTGTGCACGTACATCGTGCAGTACCGAAACGCGCACGGGCGCACGCGGCGTCACGCGCTCGGCCGGCACGGCGCGCTCACGCCCGACGCGGCACGGAAGCTGGCGCGCCAGGTGCTTGGGCAGATCGCCGGCGGTGCCGACCCCGCGGCGGAGAGGAAGGCGCAGGAGAAGTCCTCACGCTCTTGCAGTTCGCTGAGCGCTACATGA
- a CDS encoding site-specific integrase, with product MSEHALVKKKASSARSDELTLRLYILPRLGALPLAAIARPDVARLHHELRDKPTTGNRVVALLSKMMNLAELWGIRPDHTNPCRHIRHYPESRRRRFLSGDELARLGHALEHGEALGLADKPALDAIRLLLLTGARCGEILNLRWEHVDRERWVLSLPDSKAGAKEIPVGRAAQVVLKNIERTTSPWVIPGRDPRAALVNLNKAWRRIRKHAEIEDVRLHDLRRTAASAGASVGLSLETVGQILGHTQAATTKRYAFLFDDAKREAADLMSARLADALKARPALRVVLSRS from the coding sequence ATGAGCGAGCACGCGCTCGTGAAGAAGAAGGCGTCGTCCGCGCGCTCGGATGAGCTCACGCTGCGCCTCTACATCCTCCCGAGGCTCGGCGCGCTGCCGCTCGCGGCTATCGCGCGCCCCGATGTCGCGCGCCTCCATCACGAACTGCGCGACAAGCCGACAACCGGGAACCGGGTCGTCGCGCTGCTCTCGAAGATGATGAATCTCGCCGAGCTGTGGGGAATCCGGCCGGATCACACGAACCCGTGCCGTCACATCCGCCACTACCCGGAGTCGCGCCGGCGCCGCTTCCTCTCGGGCGACGAGCTCGCGCGTCTCGGCCATGCGCTAGAGCACGGCGAGGCGCTCGGTCTCGCGGATAAGCCCGCGCTCGACGCGATTCGCCTGCTGCTCCTCACCGGCGCGCGCTGCGGCGAGATTCTCAACCTGCGTTGGGAGCACGTCGACCGTGAGCGCTGGGTGCTGAGCCTGCCCGACTCGAAGGCCGGCGCGAAGGAGATTCCGGTCGGTCGCGCCGCGCAGGTCGTGCTGAAGAACATCGAGCGCACGACTTCGCCTTGGGTGATTCCGGGCCGCGATCCGCGCGCGGCGCTCGTGAACCTCAACAAGGCGTGGCGGCGGATTCGCAAGCACGCCGAGATCGAGGATGTTCGCCTGCACGATCTGAGGCGCACGGCGGCGAGCGCGGGCGCTTCGGTCGGGCTCAGCCTCGAAACCGTCGGCCAGATTCTCGGCCACACGCAGGCCGCGACGACGAAGCGCTATGCGTTCCTGTTCGACGACGCGAAGCGCGAGGCCGCGGACCTCATGAGCGCGCGGCTCGCGGACGCGCTGAAGGCGAGGCCGGCGCTGCGGGTGGTTCTAAGCAGGAGCTGA